The sequence GCAGAAGTGTTCATGACAGCCGGGGACAGCCAGGGACAGTTGCTGCTTCAACAGCATGCAATTCTAAAGACACAAATAGATCAACTAGCTGGAGCTTTAAGTCAACAACAGCTAAGTCTGTCACAAGAGCAAGAGAGGTGCATGAGGCCCTGGGGCCCCCTTCCAAGTTCACAGGGAAGAAAAACAGATTTTCCAGTTTTTCAAACCAATCTGAGATGGTATCTTAAACTGAGAGCCCAGGATTTCAGAAATGATAGTGAGAAagtgttttttttgttgttgtcagttTGCTGGAGGGGGAAACCAGGCAATGGGCCACTCCCCTCCTCATTTTTGAACATCACAGTCTGTCAGATCTGGACTCATTTCTGGAACTAATGGAAGCAATTTTCCAAGATCCCTAGTGTAAGACAGCTGTATCCCACCAATTACTGAGTTTAAAGCAAGGGAATCACACTGTGATGAAATACATCACAGAGTTCAATTTGCTTGCACAAGAGCTGGCATGGGGTCAAGAGGCTCTCATGGCATTGTATTGAGCCGGGTTAAATGGAGAGTTGCTTGACGAACTGGCTAGGATGCCCCCCTCTTCTTCCTAGGAGAATCTGATGAAAATATCACTGCTGTTGGATCAACGTGCGATTGAACACAGGGCAGAAAGAAAGGGGCTTGGCAGGCAGCCTGTATAGATGGCTGACATCCCTTACATTCTTCCCCAAGAGCCTGGCAGCTTGCCAAGAGAGAATAAAGTGGAGGAGCTGATGCACAGCTTATGGGAGGTCTTGGGCAGCCCTGGaggaaaaagaaaggaggaggagggagagattgTGCTTTATCTGTAGGAAACTTGATCATACAGCAAGACAGTGCCCAGCCAAAGGGACTGTGAGTTCACTTTCAGGAACAAGTGTAGAGGAAGGGCCTGACCCAGCTGAGAAGCAGGTGGGAAACAGCCGGTCCCAGTCCCATTAAGAGGCCCAGGACTGGGAGTAAAGCCAGTTGTAGAGCCTCAACCTTGTCATGTAATCCCTGGACTCACTTTGCGACAGTTCCCAGACAGGCGCTGGAGACAATTGAGAGCCCTCATCAACTCAGGGGTCTCCACAGATTTTGTGGATGTGGACTTTGCAAAGGAATAAGGCATACCCACACAGAGATGACTGACCCTGCAAGAGTTGCAAACCATAGACAGGAGACCCCTGGTATAAGGGAGGGTCTTGCACATAACAGTACCGCTGATTTTGGAACTGCCCAGCCACAAGGAGCAAGCCACCTCATGTCACTATAAATCTGTTAAATGCTCGTTAATTCCTATCGGTAAGCCacctgaagggagaggggaactcccATATTTCACACCACATGGCTTCCTCTGAGtgtaagatcctgaggcctagcagTCGgttattgagttttcggttttcgaacatttcggaactcgAATGCTCTCTCACTGAAATATGTAAATTGCTTTGCATCTCCATTTTTATATCTCTGGATGTCAACAATTTCCATATTATCCATCATTCAAAGAAAGCTTTAGGTAGTTTACCCTGGAAATTCTAAATATTTTTCTCTGAAGGTCTGTCCTGTATTGGGGAGGCTCCATTCCAGTTTCCCATAAGGCATCAATTTTCATATGAAAAGTCCACCAACCTATCCATAAGTCCTTCATAAAATATAGATTTCATTTGGTGCACATATGTCTACAACCAAAGTTTTATTCCCTTGGATATTAACTCCCACCCCAACATACACCATTTTAATCAGTCAATCAGTTTAATTGTATATATGCCAAAGGCCTTTACAACAAACAAGAGGTAATAAAAGGAAACTTTCATCTAAAACCATACAATGTAACAtgtagcagtttacaacataaaaagaaatTTACAACATCAAAACTTAAGATCGGAGTGCATTTACTAGGCTACATATCTACCTCAGTCCTATAGAAAAAATCAGTTTGGGGCAAAAGTGGGAATGCATAAATAGACAGAGATAAATTCCTCACACAGCATCCAATAACATTTTGGCTTTTTAAAGAATACTActttatggtcaggggtccctttacctttatcttcacCTACTTTATTATCTAGAGACTAAAGAACATCAATTCACATACAGTTAAAACACAAATACTGTATATGCTTATTTCAGTACAGTATCATACATACAGAAATGATTAAATGTAATATTTAGCCATAGATGAGGTGTAAATTGCACTTCTGATTAATATGAAAAACTTCTTGTTCAGTCAGGCAAGGTCCCATATCTTATCTGCTTAGGGACCAGAGAAGACTTCTGCttacaaatgaaagacaagatccAACATGCTGCCTACCAGAAGGGTCAATTAGTATCAAAACACTGAGagagtaattcccccccccccacagttctCCACAGCACTGTCATTTGCACATGCCGTCAAAGCTCCATAGACTTTCAAAAGGGTAGGAGAAAACAGTCAGCAAGCAAGTCTGAAAGTATTATAAATGAACACGTGTGCCATGGGAAGTTGGGATTAAATGCAAGAGGCAAGCAAGAACATCTCTGACACTTTTATACTACTGCCTTGCTAAAGCTAGTTCTAAGGAATAGGTGCAGGGCAGTTTATATTTAGAAAGAAGCTTTTAGGAAAGCATGTTAGGAAAAacaatgtttcttcttcttctgtcttctACCGTGTCTAAAGTAGGTCTCATGAAATGTCACACAGGTGATCCCCTACCTATACCACATGAATGGTACCAGCCAGGGGGTCTCATCATTGGTGGGATTACTTCTCAGATCATTTACTTCTTCCATGAAATTCTGTTCAAGGAACATCCTTCCCAGAATCTCTTTGACATTCCACAGTAAGGATCGTGTTAGCCAAATCTGTTAAGTTAtgttatatgttgttgttgtttagtcgtttagtcgtgtccgactcttcgtgaccccatggaccaatgTTATATGTAACACAATATAAATAAACGTTGGCTGGGGAAATCATaacaattggctgcaggaaatcaGGAGCAATTGGAAAAGATATTCTGAATTAGAAAAATAATTCTATTCTCAGTGTAGTGAGCAAATTCTAGAAGGATGGATTTCCCTTAGCTTTTGCTGTAGATAAACTCAGTTCAGTTAGATACAGGAACTATGAGGTTTGTAGCATAaactattcctgcattgtagactCATCTTCTGAATTAATGAAAGTAATATTATTGGCAGAGTCATTACCAAGTTTTACCAGCATGTTCTGGCCCTGGTGTTTGCCATAAATGAGCTCAACAAGAATCCCAAAATACTGCCTAACATGACACTTGGTTTCCACATCTGTGACACCTATTATGATGCAAGGATGACCTATCGTTCCACACTGGATCTGATCTTCAAGTCACATAGGTTTTTTCCAAACTACAAATGTGCCACAGAGAAAAACCTCCTAGCCGTCATTGGAGGACTGGGCTCTGACACTTCTTTCCATTTGATGGATGTCTTAGCTCTATATAAGATACCACAGGTAGGATATGTACATGGGGGCTGGTGGTAATGTCATATTTTTCTGTATTTACAACTTGGAATAATGTGATGGTTCAAAAGAAAGAACTAGTGATGagaaagaacttcaggatgagaacagaaatcgtgttccggcaccgtggcggcagcaggaggccccattagctaaagtgatgctttaggttaagaacagtttcaggttaagaacggacctccggaacgaattaagtacctaacctgaggtgccactgtatcttTATGTTTTCTTACAGCTTACATATGGCTCATTTACCATAGCTCTATATAAGATACCATAGGTAGGATATGTACATGGGTGCTGGTGGTAATATCACATTCTTCTGTATTTACAACTTGGAATAATGTTGTGGTTCAGAATAAAGAACTAGTGACATTGAATTTGCTTGTATttcaaatataataaaacaccAGAAAAGACCCTAATGAAAACATTAGACTACTAACTTATTTTTGCAGTTTCTGTATGTTTTCTTACAGCTTTCATATGGCTCATTTACCATAGATGAGACGGAAATAATAGAAGTTTCCCCTTTTTACCGAATGGTCCCAAACGAAGACCTTCAGTATATGGGAATTATATGGTTACTTCAGCATTTTAGGTGGACCTGGGTTGGGCTCTTTGTTGTGGATGATAACCGTGGAGAGCAATTCCTAAAGATCCTGGAGCCATTGTTTTCCAGAcatggaatctgttcagccttCACCAAAAGAATCCCACAAGAAGCTCATATGGAGGATTTCATaaatcaattttttaataaaagtccAGTTGATGTATCCTTCCAAGATCAAAAAGCTGGTACAATTATCATGTATGGAGAATCTTTAATCATTTTGCGGCTGAGAGTTTTTATACATTCAGAATATTCAGGAAATACAGAAAACCCATTATTTGGAAAGGTGTGGATTGTGACAACCCAGACAGATTTTATATTAGCCGGTTCTTTAAGAGGATGGGATTTTCAGATGTTCCAGGGTGCCATTTTATTTGCTATTCACACAAAAGAGGTTCCGGGTTTCAGGAAATTTCTTCAGAATAAAATCCCTACCAGGACGGAAAGAGATGGTTTCCTCCAAAatttctgggagcaagcatttgattgTTCCTTTCCAGATGCAGGTATGCCTGTGATGGATGATGACACttgtactggagaggagaggcTGGAGAATCTCCCTGCAGGTCTTTTTGAAATTCACATGACTGggcacagctacagtatctataatgctgttTATGCTTTGGCCCATGCTTTGCACGCCATGGACTTGGCTAGATCCAAATATAAACCAAAGGCAGTTGGTAACAGTGTCGAACTTCAATctctgcagccttggcaggtaatgtttCCCCAATAAATGCTTTGTAGTTTAGTGAACAGTTTGGTACAGGTTGAGAATACATTAATTTTTGTTCTGCTTCGATAAATAATGAGAATATTATACATGTTCTTGTTTTGAAAATGTGGTTTACATTTCCTTTCTATGAATAAAACTTGAAAGGACAGCCATTCTGAAATCTTCAGCATGCTGTTATTCTGGTttgatttctttccctcttttcaaatagCTCCACATGTTTCTTCATGACATCTCTTTTAACAACTCTGCTGGAGAAACTATGTCCTTTAATGATCATTGGGAAATGAGTGCTGGATTTGATATCATGAACCTGGTCACCTTCCCCAACAATTCCTTTCAGAGAATAGAAGTTGGAAGTGTTGCTCCATATGCTGCTGATAGGAAAGTGATTACCATTAGTGAGGATAAAATTGTGTGGCACAGATATTTTAATGAGGTATTGATTCTACGTTTATTTTGGAGAACCCATTGTATTGAACTATGACGTAAGGAGTGTTTTTGCTTGTAttaattctttttcaaagttAGATGTTTCATTCTCAAATCCCTTCTTTCTATCCAAACTTAATCTCTCATTTATTTGATAATATTGCAACCAGTCCATCAAGTATATCCTAATTTCTTCGAATTTCTTTAAGTtgaatttattattgtttttttctaACAACATCCTGTATGTCGCCCAGTCTCCTTTCGTGTTCTTCTTTTTTACCACCAGGGCTTCTGTGGGTGACATTGACTGGGGAATCTTAGGTTCtaataatgttttatatttggCCCATATTTTATAAAGTGATTTTCTTATTATGTGGTTCAAAAATCCCTTGTGTGCCTTCACCTTCTCATACACCAGATACACGTGGCAACCAAAGCAGTTATCGAAACCCTCCAGATCCAGCATGTCCGTATGTTTTAGTATGATCCAGTCTTTAATCCATACAAACCCGGCAGCCACATGATATAATTCCAAATCGGGAAGAGTgaatcctcctctctccctctggtCTATATGTAACTGAtgtttaattctcggctttttccCATTCCAAATGAATCTAGTGATGTCTTTCCTCTAATTTTGAAAATATTCCATGACCCCTAAAATTGGGATGGTCTGGAATAGGAAGATCATTTTaggtaaaatattcattttaactGCTGAGATTCTACCCCACAGGGAGAGATGAAGTATtccaaatttctaaatttttgtttaTCTCATTCCAGGTTTTGGTGTAATTATTAATACATTTTGTAGATATCCAGATTCCCAAATATTTTGCTTTGTTCTTGATCTCCAAACCCGTAATTTCCTGTAGATCCTTCTACTCCTCAGCTCTCATGTTTTTAACCAAcaagttgtgtttttttgtagTTTATTTTAAATCCTGCTAGTTTACCATATTCATTAATCAATTCTATAGCTAATGGGATACTTTCTTTGGGATCTTCTGTTGTTACTATCTAGTCGTCTGCATAGGCTCTTACTTTATATGCTTTTTCTCCTATCACAACTCCTtttattctttcctttttttccaaAGTTTTCATTAGAGTTTCCAACACTATTATGAATAACAGAGGACATCCTTGCCTAGTCCCTTTCATAATCTTGATATTTTCCATGACATCATCATTTATTACCAGCCTTGCCCTTGGGTGATGATAAATTGCCTCTATTCCCCTTTTGAAcctttctccaaattccattaaTTTAATTTGCCTTTTCATAAAACACCAGGAACCATTGTCTATTGCCTTCTTTGCATCTATTAGCATCACAGCTGCCTGTTTTTCATTCTTAAATCCTAGATATTCCAATATATTGACAATATTACTGGTGTTGTTTTAAATTTGCCTTCCTGGTAGGAATCCAGCTTGGTTTGGAtgtaatatttctttttaaacgtGTTTTAACCTATCTGCTAGAATACCAGTGAAAGGTTTGTAATTGTAATTCAACAGAgatattggtctataattagaCGCTAATTCTAGATCACTTCCCTGTTTTGGTAGCAGTGTGACATAGGCTTCAGTCCATGATTCTGATACCTTCCTCTGTTACAAATATCATTCATCACTTCTTTTCAGGGTGTTGCCAATGTCTCTTCTATTTTTTGAAATACTCCACTGGGATTCCATTTGGACCTGGCATTTTCCCCGGTTTTGAATTTCCATCATTGAAACAGGGGTGTTTAACGTCTTTATCTTGTGTGGTGCTGGGAATTTTATGTTGATTTAAATATTGTTCTATTTCTTCTGGGTTTTCTAATTCCTTTTTATATAGCTCTTTATAGTATTTCACAAAATTTTGTATAATCATTTTTGGGTCATCTGTCACTCTCTCTCCAATTCTAAATCTGTTAATTAATTTTTCACTCCGCCTTTTTTTAAGTTGCCAAGCAAGAAACTTATCCAGTTTATTGGCAAATTCAAAATTGCTGTGTTTCAAGATTTTCAGgttccattcaatttcttgttctAACATAGATGAGCAGTCTGATTGTAgtaattttatttcttgttttattatctcattgctcagggttttttttttaataagttccttttctttctttcgtttCCTCTAATAATtctgctttttttcccttttctttgaaAAGAATTTTGCTGTATAAAGTAACCCCTAATCACTGCCTTGCAGGTGTCCCAAATCACTTTGATGTCGGTACCTTGATTGTTATTAAATTCAAAAAATTCATCTAACGTCTTCTTGGCTCCTTGAACTACTTCCTAATCATTTAACAGAGATCCATTAAGTCTCCATCTTCTTATTCCTTTTATACGTATACCATAAATCAAACAAGTTACACGGGCACAAACATCCTGCACCTATATAACAtatattattttgtttcatttgaatGTGCTGCAAGGCTACCTCAATTGCTATGATACTTCATCAGTAAATGAGAAATATATCTTTTCAATATAacgaattatttaaaaaaacacaaaaaccataGATCATATCATAGATTATTGCGTTTCATTTGAATGTGCTGCACGGCTGTCTCTATTGTTATGATACTTCATCAGTAActgagaaatatattttttcaatataactaatt comes from Podarcis raffonei isolate rPodRaf1 chromosome 13, rPodRaf1.pri, whole genome shotgun sequence and encodes:
- the LOC128399139 gene encoding vomeronasal type-2 receptor 26-like → MTLGFHICDTYYDARMTYRSTLDLIFKSHRFFPNYKCATEKNLLAVIGGLGSDTSFHLMDVLALYKIPQLSYGSFTIDETEIIEVSPFYRMVPNEDLQYMGIIWLLQHFRWTWVGLFVVDDNRGEQFLKILEPLFSRHGICSAFTKRIPQEAHMEDFINQFFNKSPVDVSFQDQKAGTIIMYGESLIILRLRVFIHSEYSGNTENPLFGKVWIVTTQTDFILAGSLRGWDFQMFQGAILFAIHTKEVPGFRKFLQNKIPTRTERDGFLQNFWEQAFDCSFPDAGMPVMDDDTCTGEERLENLPAGLFEIHMTGHSYSIYNAVYALAHALHAMDLARSKYKPKAVGNSVELQSLQPWQLHMFLHDISFNNSAGETMSFNDHWEMSAGFDIMNLVTFPNNSFQRIEVGSVAPYAADRKVITISEDKIVWHRYFNEVVPLSVCNECCHPGHQKKRKEGEKFCCYDCAPCPDGKISNQTDMEDCFQCPEDQYPSKNRSQCHPKIIHFLSYKEPLGKGLASVTASFSFITTLVFATFIKHKDTPIVKANNRDLTYILLVSLLLCFLSSLLFIGQPGNVSCLLRQPTFVIIFSVAVSCMLAKTTIVSLAFMATKPGSRVKKWVGKKVSYSIAVYCSLVQLGFCTVWLSTFPPFPELDIHSVNEEIIVQCNEGSVTMFYCVLGYMGLLAISSFIVAFLAHKLPDSFNEAKFITFSMLAFCSVWLSFVPTYLSTRGKGMVAVEIFSILTSSAVLLGCIFFPKCYIILLRPELNSREQIMKRQH